From a single Serratia surfactantfaciens genomic region:
- the cysQ gene encoding 3'(2'),5'-bisphosphate nucleotidase CysQ, which translates to MLERICQLSREAGAAIMAVYDGEQPLDVAQKKDDSPVTAADLAAHHIIKRGLAALTPEVPLLSEEDPPAWEERRNWTRYWLVDPLDGTKEFLHRNGEFTVNIALIEDGQAVMGVVYAPAIDVLYLAERGKAWKEEKGVRQAIGVSNAHPPLVVVSRSHIDDELKDYLQQLGEHQTVSVGSSLKFCLVAEGKAQLYPRFGPTNIWDTAAGHAVAVAAGAQIHDWQGKPLLYTPRESFLNPGFRVSLF; encoded by the coding sequence ATGTTAGAGCGAATTTGCCAACTGTCCCGCGAGGCGGGAGCGGCGATCATGGCGGTGTACGATGGTGAACAACCGCTTGATGTCGCACAGAAAAAAGATGATTCACCGGTGACGGCGGCCGATCTGGCGGCGCACCATATCATCAAGCGCGGCCTGGCGGCGCTGACGCCGGAGGTGCCGCTGCTGTCGGAAGAGGATCCGCCGGCGTGGGAAGAGCGCCGCAACTGGACGCGCTACTGGCTGGTCGATCCGCTGGACGGCACCAAAGAGTTTTTGCATCGCAATGGCGAGTTCACGGTCAATATCGCCCTGATTGAAGACGGGCAGGCGGTGATGGGCGTGGTGTATGCCCCGGCGATCGACGTGTTGTATCTGGCGGAGCGCGGCAAGGCCTGGAAAGAAGAGAAGGGCGTGCGGCAGGCGATCGGCGTCAGCAACGCGCATCCGCCGCTGGTGGTGGTGAGCCGCTCGCATATCGACGACGAACTGAAAGACTATCTGCAGCAGCTGGGCGAGCACCAGACCGTGTCCGTCGGTTCTTCGCTGAAATTCTGCCTGGTGGCGGAAGGCAAGGCGCAGCTCTATCCGCGCTTCGGGCCGACCAACATTTGGGATACCGCCGCAGGGCATGCGGTGGCGGTGGCCGCCGGGGCGCAGATTCACGATTGGCAGGGCAAGCCGTTGCTTTACACCCCGCGTGAATCCTTCCTCAACCCCGGCTTCCGGGTTTCGCTGTTCTGA